From the Actinomadura luzonensis genome, the window GCGACGAGGGCGGTGATCGCGTCCAGGCCGAAGATGTTGGACAGCCAGGCCGAGGTGAAGCCGTCGGCCGCGGCCTGGGCGATCTGGTCGCGGAGGCCGCCGATGGGGTCGGAGCCCTTGGGCTCGTTGAGGAAATATCCGTAGCGCATCGAAACAGAACTCCATTCTGGTGGGCTGAGGCGAATGTACTTCCCTCAGCCCGGCGCGGTCACCCGCCTCGCCGGTCGCCGTTTGTAAAGTGGCCTACATGAGCCACGAACGCGCCGGACAGCCCGCCCAGCCCGCCGATCTGGTCGACGTCCCGAGGCTGGTGACGTCCTACTACGCCCTGCGCCCCGACCCCGCCGAGGTGGGGCAGCGGGTCGCGTTCGGCACCTCCGGGCACCGCGGGTCGTCGCTGCGGACCGCCTTCAACGAGGGGCACATCCTGGCCACCAGCCAGGCCATCTGCGAGTACCGGCGCGAGCAGGGCACGGACGGGCCGCTGTTCCTCGGCATCGACACGCACGCGCTGTCGGAGCCGGCGCGGGTGTCGGCGCTGGAGGTGTTCGCGGCCAACGACGTCGACGTGCTCATCGACACGCGCGACGGCTACACGCCGACGCCGGCCGTCTCGCACGCCGTGCTGCGCCACAACCGGGGGCGCACGACGGGGCTCGCCGACGGCGTCGTGGTCACGCCGTCGCACAACCCGCCGTCCGACGGCGGCTTCAAGTACAACCCGCCGGACGGCGGCCCGGCCGGCACCGACGCCACCAGGTGGATCCAGGACCGCGCCAACGAGCTGCTGGCCGCCGGGCTCGACGGGGTCCGGCGGGTGCCGTACGCGCGGGCCCTCGGACAGGCCGGGCGTTACGACTTTCTCGGCACGTACGTGGACGACCTGCCCTCGGTGGTCGACCTCGACGCGATCCGGGCGGCCGGGGTGCGCATCGGGGCCGACCCGCTCGGCGGGGCGAGCGTGGCGTACTGGGGGGAGATCGCCGAGCGGCACCGGCTCGACCTGACCGTGGTCAACCCGCTGGTCGACCCGACCTGGCGGTTCATGACGCTCGACTGGGACGGCAAGATCCGCATGGACTGCTCGTCGCCGTACGCGATGGCCTCGCTCATCGCCAACCGCGACCGGTACGACCTCGCCACCGGCAACGACGCCGACGCCGACCGGCACGGCATCGTCACCCCGGACGGCGGCCTGATGAACCCCAACCACTACCTCGCCGTCGCCATCTCCTACCTGTACGCCCACCGCGACGGCTGGCCGGCCGCGGCCGGGGTCGGCAAGACCATGGTCAGCAGCGGCATCATCGACCGGGTGGCCGGGTCGCTGGGCCGCGAGCTGTACGAGGTGCCGGTGGGCTTCAAGTGGTTCGTGCCGGGGCTGCTGGACGGCTCGCTCGGGTTCGGCGGCGAGGAGAGCGCGGGGGCGTCGTTCCTGCGCCGCGACGGCTCGGTGTGGTCCACCGACAAGGACGGCATCATCCTGGCGCTGCTGGCCTCGGAGATCCTGGCGGTCACCGGCAAGTCGCCGAGCGGGCACTACAAGGACCTGGTGGGGCGGTTCGGCGAGCCGGCGTACGCGCGGGTCGACGCGCCGGCCACGCGCGAGGAGAAGGCGGTGCTCGGCAGGCTGTCGGCCGCGCAGGTGACGGCGTCGTCGCTGGCCGGGGAGAAGATCACGGCGGTGCAGACGGCGGCGCCGGGCAACGGGGCGGCGCTCGGCGGGGTGAAGGTGTCCACCGAGCACGCCTGGTTCGCCGCCCGGCCGTCCGGCACCGAGGACGTGTACAAGATCTACGCCGAGTCCTTCCGCGGCCCCGACCACCTGGCCCAGGTGCAGGAGGAGGCCCGCTCGCTGGTGTCGGCGGCGCTCGCCGGCTG encodes:
- the pgm gene encoding phosphoglucomutase (alpha-D-glucose-1,6-bisphosphate-dependent) yields the protein MSHERAGQPAQPADLVDVPRLVTSYYALRPDPAEVGQRVAFGTSGHRGSSLRTAFNEGHILATSQAICEYRREQGTDGPLFLGIDTHALSEPARVSALEVFAANDVDVLIDTRDGYTPTPAVSHAVLRHNRGRTTGLADGVVVTPSHNPPSDGGFKYNPPDGGPAGTDATRWIQDRANELLAAGLDGVRRVPYARALGQAGRYDFLGTYVDDLPSVVDLDAIRAAGVRIGADPLGGASVAYWGEIAERHRLDLTVVNPLVDPTWRFMTLDWDGKIRMDCSSPYAMASLIANRDRYDLATGNDADADRHGIVTPDGGLMNPNHYLAVAISYLYAHRDGWPAAAGVGKTMVSSGIIDRVAGSLGRELYEVPVGFKWFVPGLLDGSLGFGGEESAGASFLRRDGSVWSTDKDGIILALLASEILAVTGKSPSGHYKDLVGRFGEPAYARVDAPATREEKAVLGRLSAAQVTASSLAGEKITAVQTAAPGNGAALGGVKVSTEHAWFAARPSGTEDVYKIYAESFRGPDHLAQVQEEARSLVSAALAG